In Streptomyces alboniger, the following are encoded in one genomic region:
- a CDS encoding alpha/beta hydrolase family protein — translation MRPAKATAAAVTAVTAALGTAAAAIAAGRFASDAALKAPAGRPLPTEPRLTVHATAAGQISLTRALASLRPGTYGLSGNGTHAIVGPVLESAPHAADTVVRRLEAVTHGTLEPGARVWLTPQVHIGDPHAALGIDHADVDIPGELGGLPAWFVPGVRDTWVITVHGLGTTREHPMVVMDFLRRLRLPVLDLAYRGDPGAPRSADGLGHLGETEWRDLDAAIRYAVRYGARNVILHGWSTGATMCLHAAAHSALRDRVSGLVLDSPVLNWETTLRALAVARRTPGPLLPLAVRAAQGRTGLRGDRVLAAADPDALKVPTLLLHGPDDAIAPWALSRQLARRRPELVTLRVVPGAPHGAMWNADPAGYEEALRRFLTPLM, via the coding sequence GTGCGCCCAGCCAAAGCGACGGCAGCGGCCGTCACCGCAGTCACAGCAGCCCTGGGGACAGCCGCAGCCGCGATCGCGGCGGGCCGGTTCGCCAGCGACGCCGCCCTCAAGGCCCCGGCGGGCCGCCCGCTGCCGACGGAGCCCCGCCTGACCGTGCACGCCACGGCCGCCGGCCAGATCTCCCTGACCCGCGCCCTCGCGAGCCTGCGCCCCGGCACCTACGGCCTGAGCGGCAACGGCACCCACGCGATCGTCGGCCCCGTCCTGGAGTCCGCCCCGCACGCGGCCGACACGGTCGTACGCCGCCTCGAAGCCGTCACCCACGGCACCCTGGAACCCGGCGCGAGGGTCTGGCTCACCCCACAGGTCCACATCGGCGACCCGCACGCCGCGCTCGGCATCGACCACGCGGACGTCGACATCCCCGGCGAGCTGGGCGGCCTGCCCGCCTGGTTCGTACCCGGCGTCCGGGACACCTGGGTCATCACCGTGCACGGCCTCGGCACCACCCGCGAACACCCCATGGTCGTCATGGACTTCCTGCGCCGCCTGCGGCTCCCCGTGCTCGACCTCGCCTACCGCGGCGACCCGGGCGCGCCCCGCTCCGCGGACGGCCTCGGCCATCTCGGCGAGACGGAGTGGCGCGACCTGGACGCCGCGATCCGCTACGCCGTGCGGTACGGCGCCCGCAACGTCATCCTGCACGGCTGGTCCACCGGCGCCACCATGTGCCTGCACGCCGCCGCCCATTCGGCGCTGCGCGACCGCGTCAGCGGCCTCGTCCTCGACTCCCCGGTCCTCAACTGGGAGACCACCCTGCGCGCCCTCGCCGTGGCCCGCCGCACCCCGGGACCGCTCCTGCCGCTCGCGGTGCGCGCAGCGCAGGGGCGCACGGGGCTGCGCGGCGACCGCGTCCTGGCGGCCGCGGACCCCGACGCGCTGAAGGTCCCGACCCTCCTCCTGCACGGCCCCGACGACGCCATCGCCCCCTGGGCCCTCTCCCGTCAACTGGCCCGGCGGCGTCCGGAGCTGGTCACGCTCCGCGTCGTCCCCGGCGCGCCCCACGGCGCCATGTGGAACGCCGACCCGGCGGGCTACGAAGAGGCGCTGCGCCGCTTCCTCACCCCCTTGATGTGA